In Bacillus sp. DX3.1, the following proteins share a genomic window:
- a CDS encoding leucine dehydrogenase, giving the protein MALEIFEYLEKYDYEQVVFCQDKESGLKAIIAIHDTTLGPALGGTRMWTYDSEEAAIEDALRLAKGMTYKNAAAGLNLGGAKTVIIGDPRKDKSEAMFRALGRYIQGLNGRYITAEDVGTTVDDMDIIHEETDFVTGISPSFGSSGNPSPVTAYGVYRGMKAAAKEAFGTDSLEGKVIAVQGVGNVAYHLCKHLHAEGAQLVVTDINKEAVQRAVEEFGATSVEPNEIYGVECDIYAPCALGATVNDETIPQLKAKVIAGSANNQLKEDRHGNTIHEMGIVYAPDYVINAGGVINVADELYGYNRERALKRVESIYDTIAKVIEISKRDGVPTYVAADRLAEERIASLKNTRSTYLRNGHDIISRR; this is encoded by the coding sequence ATGGCTTTAGAAATATTCGAATACTTAGAAAAATATGATTATGAGCAAGTAGTATTTTGTCAAGATAAAGAGTCTGGCTTAAAAGCAATCATTGCAATTCATGACACAACACTTGGACCAGCTCTTGGTGGAACAAGAATGTGGACATATGATTCTGAAGAAGCGGCGATTGAAGATGCATTGCGTCTTGCAAAAGGGATGACATATAAAAATGCAGCAGCTGGTTTAAATCTAGGTGGTGCAAAAACAGTTATTATCGGTGATCCACGTAAAGATAAAAGTGAAGCAATGTTCCGTGCATTAGGACGTTACATTCAAGGTTTAAACGGACGTTACATTACTGCAGAAGATGTTGGTACAACAGTTGATGATATGGATATTATTCATGAAGAAACTGATTTTGTAACAGGTATTTCACCTTCATTCGGTTCTTCTGGTAACCCATCTCCAGTAACTGCTTACGGTGTTTATCGTGGTATGAAAGCAGCTGCAAAAGAAGCATTTGGTACAGATAGCCTAGAAGGTAAAGTAATTGCTGTTCAAGGTGTAGGTAACGTAGCGTACCACCTATGCAAACATTTACATGCTGAAGGTGCGCAATTAGTTGTTACAGATATTAATAAAGAAGCGGTACAACGTGCAGTAGAAGAGTTCGGTGCGACTTCTGTTGAACCAAATGAAATTTACGGTGTAGAATGTGACATCTACGCACCATGTGCACTAGGTGCAACAGTAAATGACGAAACAATTCCACAATTAAAAGCAAAAGTAATTGCAGGTTCTGCAAATAACCAATTAAAAGAAGATCGTCACGGCAATACAATTCATGAAATGGGAATCGTATACGCACCAGACTACGTAATTAATGCAGGTGGTGTAATTAACGTAGCGGATGAATTATATGGATACAATAGAGAGCGTGCACTTAAACGCGTTGAATCTATTTACGATACAATTGCAAAAGTAATTGAAATTTCTAAACGTGACGGTGTGCCAACTTATGTGGCAGCAGATCGTCTAGCTGAAGAACGTATTGCAAGCTTAAAAAATACACGTAGCACATACTTACGCAACGGTCATGATATTATTAGCCGTCGCTAA
- the yqiS gene encoding phosphate butyryltransferase has product MKLQNLIDQTAEQPKKTVAVAVAEDHEVIEAVAKAIQLQLAQFRLYGNQETIISMLQDHGLQPSEHIEVISASSNAEAAELSVKAVRNGEADVLMKGNIPTASILKAVLNKEWGLRKGSVLSHVAAFEVPNYDRFIFVTDAAMNIAPDVQQKAAIIQNTVEVARAIGIELPKVAPIAAVEVINPAMQATIDAAMLTQMNRRGQIKDCVVDGPLALDNAVSQIAAEHKGIVSDVAGKADILLVPTIEAGNVLYKSLVYFANANVGAMIAGAKAPIVLTSRADSAETKVYSLALAVATASK; this is encoded by the coding sequence ATGAAGTTACAAAACCTAATCGATCAAACAGCTGAGCAGCCAAAAAAAACGGTTGCTGTAGCAGTAGCTGAAGATCATGAAGTGATTGAAGCAGTAGCTAAGGCAATACAATTACAGTTAGCTCAATTTCGTCTATATGGGAATCAAGAAACAATTATAAGTATGTTACAAGACCATGGATTACAGCCTTCAGAACATATTGAAGTGATTTCAGCTTCATCAAATGCTGAAGCTGCGGAACTCTCTGTAAAAGCTGTAAGAAATGGCGAAGCAGATGTACTTATGAAGGGAAACATCCCGACAGCAAGTATTTTGAAGGCAGTATTAAATAAAGAGTGGGGACTTCGTAAGGGCAGTGTGCTTTCACATGTTGCAGCGTTTGAAGTTCCGAATTACGATCGCTTTATTTTTGTTACAGATGCAGCCATGAACATTGCACCTGATGTACAACAAAAAGCTGCTATTATACAAAATACTGTAGAAGTTGCTCGGGCAATCGGAATTGAATTGCCGAAAGTGGCTCCGATTGCAGCGGTAGAAGTTATTAATCCAGCAATGCAGGCAACAATTGATGCAGCGATGTTAACACAAATGAATCGCCGTGGCCAAATTAAAGATTGTGTTGTTGATGGACCACTTGCTTTAGATAATGCTGTGTCACAAATTGCAGCAGAGCATAAAGGCATAGTAAGTGATGTAGCAGGTAAGGCAGACATTTTACTCGTCCCAACGATTGAAGCTGGAAACGTGCTATATAAATCACTCGTCTATTTTGCAAATGCAAATGTAGGCGCGATGATTGCAGGCGCAAAGGCACCGATTGTTTTAACATCTCGTGCTGATTCAGCGGAAACAAAAGTATACTCATTAGCATTGGCAGTTGCGACTGCTTCTAAATAA